The Spodoptera frugiperda isolate SF20-4 chromosome 2, AGI-APGP_CSIRO_Sfru_2.0, whole genome shotgun sequence genome has a window encoding:
- the LOC118269301 gene encoding beta-3 adrenergic receptor isoform X2: protein MEVNGTEARAEEAAVTLALSVAVTVISAIGLLLNAYILFIIVITKQPASASSVLLVHLGAVGALASGAALCGGGGACVCSALLHALHPLQLWTVCGLHADRAAAIAAPLHYAAIVSAKKVLICVASGWVATAALLAPLAAAQPPLAYSAGLGNCAPDCGAGPAALGFCIVYASVTLILPAALVLLCSLKILRIARYHRHRIAAAIYEVTLSAQVTVTHQRNPFSPPPPPRRRALSAVLQPLGSLAILYFPYYCVLIWPAVAVPPQPLAALSAALLAAAPPVNGILYGIRSRALRDSLRNYRRKRMTKSEVTQEIQARTPSACGSRRPSLSAGSGCIRPPTTRRLSDAAAMGSRGSERPAQRAASCNMLQDSQEEEVVPRPRTSAIPIIRAPPHVVLGRALGLEEMGGTRDRRRRQSPRITVTRAMSDESESPTRRPLCRQQSRSSGALLGGVPYSPAISEHVHLDSHADEQLLLTWPQNGTHEKHDAL from the exons CCGGCATCAGCGTCGTCAGTGCTGCTGGTTCACCTGGGCGCGGTGGGTGCGCTGGCGAGCGGCGCAGCGCTGTGTGGCGGCGGGGGCGCTTGCGTCTGCAGCGCTTTGTTGCACGCCTTGCACCCGCTGCAGCTGTGGACCGTGTGTGGCCTACATGCCGACCGGGCTGCTGCCATTGCTGCACCGCTGCATTATGCTGCTATCGTTTCCGccaaaaag gtATTAATTTGCGTGGCCAGCGGCTGGGTAGCAACGGCAGCTTTACTGGCACCACTAGCAGCAGCGCAGCCTCCGCTGGCGTACAGCGCCGGGCTGGGCAACTGTGCGCCAgactgtggagccggaccagctgCACTTGGTTTCTGCATCGTGTACGCGTCGGTCACGTTGATCCTGCCTGCTGCACTCGTCCTTCTCTGCAGCCTGAAGATCCTCCGCATTGCACGCTACCATCGACACAGGATTGCAGCGGCTATATATGAAGTGACTCTATCGGCACAAGTGACGGTGACACACCAAAGAAATCCATTCTCCCCTCCACCTCCACCACGCAGAAGGGCGCTGTCGGCTGTACTTCAGCCTCTAGGTTCACTTGCCATATTATACTTCCCTTATTACTGTGTGTTGATATGGCCCGCGGTGGCGGTGCCCCCACAGCCGCTAGCTGCTCTATCTGCTGCTCTTTTAGCAGCCGCACCACCAGTGAATGGTATCTTGTACGGTATAAGGAGTCGAGCTCTGCGTGACTCACTTCGTAATTATAGGAGAAAACGAATGACAAAAAGCGAAGTGACACAAGAGATACAGGCGAGGACTCCCAGTGCATGTGGCTCTAGACGACCCTCGCTATCTGCTGGATCAGGCTGTATACGACCACCAACTACTAGGAGACTATCGGATGCAGCGGCGATGGGTTCGAGAGGTTCAGAGCGACCAGCGCAACGTGCAGCATCTTGTAACATGCTGCAAGACTCGCAGGAGGAAGAGGTGGTGCCACGACCTCGGACGTCGGCTATCCCTATAATCCGAGCTCCTCCACATGTGGTCCTTGGTCGTGCTCTAGGACTTGAAGAGATGGGTGGTACGCGCGATCGACGACGTCGCCAATCGCCACGTATCACCGTGACGCGTGCCATGTCAGATGAGAGTGAGTCACCGACGCGGCGGCCACTGTGTCGGCAGCAGTCGCGGTCGAGCGGGGCCTTGCTGGGCGGCGTTCCATACTCGCCCGCCATCTCGGAGCACGTGCACCTGGACAGCCACGCCGATGAGCAGCTGCTGCTGACCTGGCCACAGAACGGCACTCACGAGAAACACGACGCTTTATAA
- the LOC118269300 gene encoding uncharacterized protein LOC118269300, which produces MCCIFTCCGWMVDLIQRLWVFLMSCCISSAVGCVMVTSSMSGIALGYNYSLAEYIELKETNVSIYLKRGIFDDEVADDMEWRRSGHHSRKGHLSDENLRTGAPADDETTSIRSGRRLDDSVFDADDQNKFEGSLMKLTAKPVHLETTKPQITDDFEMSELATKYPRGSLDHMKAVQGLIESRRRMAASGTTLTPVATYPLDFLPYLPANNNPLDPSNRDAPLRRRMEQGGNDWPPNMNPARLAVPDESIGSRDNWVIPKNPYLFKQQQVPDYFILSPTYPSAITIAPNLVRPSYSTKKEGEGAIIFVTRMIAHTSSTVKTPEVMIEKEPELPETKMPMPLPLPMPMPMPEVDLPRNNINLNDIKANDVKLPKMEKSSEEEYEDEIKGLPVRKRRNAEVNNESHRGKAENRDDNNNQKAVEDTPNLKSKRKQSLLNHLITAMKSSKVTLEEVTPKEIPTPKGTRGSFESKIVSSKYAPNDDVTRFNVKQTTVGQVLLSSTVNLNEDVGLFKKPASRYFLNLFFS; this is translated from the exons ATGTGTTGTATCTTCACCTGCTGCGGTTGGATGGTAGATCTCATCCAGAG ATTATGGGTGTTCCTGATGTCCTGCTGCATAAGTTCCGCAGTGGGTTGTGTGATGGTCACATCATCGATGTCAGGGATCGCTCTGGGATACAACTACTCTCTGGCTGAGTATATCGAATTGAAAG AGACCAACGTTTCCATCTACTTGAAGAGAGGTATCTTTGATGATGAAGTCGCAGACGATATGGAATGGAGACGCAGTGGTCATCACTCTCGGAAGGGGCATTTGTCGGATGAAAATC TTAGGACCGGAGCTCCGGCAGACGACGAAACTACTTCAATAAGGTCTGGTCGGAGACTGGATGACTCCGTGTTCGATGCTGATGACCAGAACAAGTTTGAAGGTTCCTTGATGAAGCTCACAGCTAAACCAGTCCACCTGGAGACCACAAAGCCCCAAATCACCGATGATTTCGAGATGTCTGAA CTCGCAACAAAATATCCACGAGGATCCTTAGATCACATGAAAGCGGTACAGGGTCTGATCGAATCCAGGCGACGTATGGCTGCTAGTGGGACCACACTCACACCGGTG GCTACCTACCCATTAGATTTCCTACCATACCTTCCGGCGAATAATAATCCTTTAGACCCTAGTAACCGTGACGCTCCGTTAAGACGTAGAATGGAACAAGGTGGTAACGATTGGCCTCCTAACATGAACCCTGCAAGGCTTGCCGTACCTGATGAAAGTATTGGATCACGTGACAACTGGGTAATCCCAAAAAATCCTTACTTGTTTAAGCAACAGCAAGTtccagattattttattttatcaccaACATACCCATCAGCTATTACGATAGCTCCTAATCTAGTCAGACCTTCGTATAGTACAAAAAAAGAAGGCGAAGGAGCTATAATATTTGTCACGAGGATGATAGCTCATACTTCGTCTACTGTAAAGACGCCAGAGGTTATGATAGAAAAAGAACCGGAGCTGCCTGAGACAAAAATGCCGATGCCGTTGCCGTTGCCGATGCCAATGCCAATGCCAGAAGTCGATTTGCCaag aaataatataaacttaaatgATATTAAAGCCAACGATGTTAAATTGCCAAAGATGGAGAAGTCCTCTGAAGAAGAATATGAAGATGAAATCAAAGGTCTTCCAGTTCGGAAGCGGAGAAATGCAGAGGTTAATAATGAATCTCACCGTGGCAAAGCTGAGAACAGGGATGACAACAACAACCAAAAAGCGGTTGAAGATACTCCTAATTTAAAAAGCAAACGCAAACAATCCCTACTGAACCATTTAATAACGGCTATGAAATCAAGTAAAGTAACATTAGAAGAAGTTACACCAAAGGAAATTCCAACACCAAAAGGTACAAGGGGATCTTTCGAGAGTAAAATAGTCTCAAGTAAATATGCACCTAATGATGACGTAACAAGGTTTAATGTAAAACAGACAACGGTTGGTCAAGTTTTGTTGAGTAGTACTGTAAATCTAAATGAGGACGTTGGGTTATTCAAGAAACCAGCTTCGAGgtattttcttaatttgtttttttcgtAG
- the LOC118269301 gene encoding beta-3 adrenergic receptor isoform X1, whose protein sequence is MEVNGTEARAEEAAVTLALSVAVTVISAIGLLLNAYILFIIVITKQLCSQPASASSVLLVHLGAVGALASGAALCGGGGACVCSALLHALHPLQLWTVCGLHADRAAAIAAPLHYAAIVSAKKVLICVASGWVATAALLAPLAAAQPPLAYSAGLGNCAPDCGAGPAALGFCIVYASVTLILPAALVLLCSLKILRIARYHRHRIAAAIYEVTLSAQVTVTHQRNPFSPPPPPRRRALSAVLQPLGSLAILYFPYYCVLIWPAVAVPPQPLAALSAALLAAAPPVNGILYGIRSRALRDSLRNYRRKRMTKSEVTQEIQARTPSACGSRRPSLSAGSGCIRPPTTRRLSDAAAMGSRGSERPAQRAASCNMLQDSQEEEVVPRPRTSAIPIIRAPPHVVLGRALGLEEMGGTRDRRRRQSPRITVTRAMSDESESPTRRPLCRQQSRSSGALLGGVPYSPAISEHVHLDSHADEQLLLTWPQNGTHEKHDAL, encoded by the exons CTTTGTTCGCAGCCGGCATCAGCGTCGTCAGTGCTGCTGGTTCACCTGGGCGCGGTGGGTGCGCTGGCGAGCGGCGCAGCGCTGTGTGGCGGCGGGGGCGCTTGCGTCTGCAGCGCTTTGTTGCACGCCTTGCACCCGCTGCAGCTGTGGACCGTGTGTGGCCTACATGCCGACCGGGCTGCTGCCATTGCTGCACCGCTGCATTATGCTGCTATCGTTTCCGccaaaaag gtATTAATTTGCGTGGCCAGCGGCTGGGTAGCAACGGCAGCTTTACTGGCACCACTAGCAGCAGCGCAGCCTCCGCTGGCGTACAGCGCCGGGCTGGGCAACTGTGCGCCAgactgtggagccggaccagctgCACTTGGTTTCTGCATCGTGTACGCGTCGGTCACGTTGATCCTGCCTGCTGCACTCGTCCTTCTCTGCAGCCTGAAGATCCTCCGCATTGCACGCTACCATCGACACAGGATTGCAGCGGCTATATATGAAGTGACTCTATCGGCACAAGTGACGGTGACACACCAAAGAAATCCATTCTCCCCTCCACCTCCACCACGCAGAAGGGCGCTGTCGGCTGTACTTCAGCCTCTAGGTTCACTTGCCATATTATACTTCCCTTATTACTGTGTGTTGATATGGCCCGCGGTGGCGGTGCCCCCACAGCCGCTAGCTGCTCTATCTGCTGCTCTTTTAGCAGCCGCACCACCAGTGAATGGTATCTTGTACGGTATAAGGAGTCGAGCTCTGCGTGACTCACTTCGTAATTATAGGAGAAAACGAATGACAAAAAGCGAAGTGACACAAGAGATACAGGCGAGGACTCCCAGTGCATGTGGCTCTAGACGACCCTCGCTATCTGCTGGATCAGGCTGTATACGACCACCAACTACTAGGAGACTATCGGATGCAGCGGCGATGGGTTCGAGAGGTTCAGAGCGACCAGCGCAACGTGCAGCATCTTGTAACATGCTGCAAGACTCGCAGGAGGAAGAGGTGGTGCCACGACCTCGGACGTCGGCTATCCCTATAATCCGAGCTCCTCCACATGTGGTCCTTGGTCGTGCTCTAGGACTTGAAGAGATGGGTGGTACGCGCGATCGACGACGTCGCCAATCGCCACGTATCACCGTGACGCGTGCCATGTCAGATGAGAGTGAGTCACCGACGCGGCGGCCACTGTGTCGGCAGCAGTCGCGGTCGAGCGGGGCCTTGCTGGGCGGCGTTCCATACTCGCCCGCCATCTCGGAGCACGTGCACCTGGACAGCCACGCCGATGAGCAGCTGCTGCTGACCTGGCCACAGAACGGCACTCACGAGAAACACGACGCTTTATAA